A DNA window from Lujinxingia litoralis contains the following coding sequences:
- a CDS encoding ABC transporter permease subunit, with amino-acid sequence MTANLPPTGSDGRSRPGSQAPDPAPQPELIEGTSLWKDAFRRLKKNRAAMGGLIIVMIMASCAIFYELLVQYGTRFNQEEQHSYVVPRPPGSYAVPSEYFALMSPQGQWSFEAIDTDDDGRITPEEVQLAYQRWEFERIDRDGDERLSYSEYAAAPFSVPSPTEFIPACRQWSTIKRNMAPINHPDIFACDADEDGLMGFESAGRLVEIVSRGESRDIVARFDPESLGYLTPETFVGLPRPQRNWLGTDQLGRDLLSRMLYGARISLAVGLLATLVSFLIGVSWGATAGFVGGKVDNIMMRIVDIMYGLPFMFLVILLMVVFGQNIFLLFIALGAVQWLTMARIVRGQVISLKGQEFVEAAQTIGVSRVAIIFRHLIPNALGPIIVYATLTVPAVMLEEAFLSFLGLGVQAPMTSWGALASEGRQLMETAPWLIIYPGAALAVTLLSLNFVGDGLRDALDPQLRKD; translated from the coding sequence ATGACGGCAAATTTGCCCCCTACAGGGAGTGACGGTCGGAGTCGGCCGGGCTCACAGGCTCCGGATCCGGCCCCTCAGCCCGAGCTGATCGAGGGGACCAGTCTGTGGAAGGACGCGTTTCGGCGTCTGAAGAAGAACCGTGCGGCGATGGGCGGGTTGATCATCGTGATGATCATGGCCAGCTGCGCCATCTTCTACGAACTCCTGGTGCAGTATGGCACCCGTTTCAATCAGGAAGAGCAGCACAGCTACGTGGTGCCTCGCCCCCCGGGGTCGTACGCGGTGCCCTCGGAGTATTTTGCGCTGATGTCGCCCCAGGGGCAGTGGTCCTTTGAGGCCATTGATACCGATGACGATGGTCGGATCACCCCGGAAGAAGTGCAGCTGGCTTATCAGCGCTGGGAGTTTGAGCGCATCGATCGCGACGGTGATGAGCGCCTCTCCTACTCGGAGTATGCCGCGGCGCCTTTCTCGGTGCCTTCGCCGACCGAGTTCATCCCGGCCTGTCGGCAGTGGTCGACGATCAAGCGCAATATGGCGCCGATCAATCACCCGGATATCTTCGCGTGTGATGCCGACGAAGACGGGCTGATGGGCTTTGAGAGCGCCGGACGCCTGGTGGAGATCGTGAGCCGCGGGGAGTCGCGCGATATCGTCGCGCGCTTCGACCCGGAGAGCCTGGGGTATTTGACCCCGGAGACCTTTGTGGGGCTGCCCCGTCCCCAGCGCAACTGGCTGGGCACCGACCAGCTCGGGCGCGACCTGTTGAGCCGGATGCTCTACGGCGCGCGCATCTCACTGGCGGTGGGCCTGCTGGCCACGCTGGTCTCTTTTCTCATCGGTGTGAGCTGGGGGGCGACCGCCGGCTTTGTGGGCGGCAAGGTCGACAACATCATGATGCGTATCGTCGACATCATGTACGGGCTGCCCTTTATGTTCCTGGTCATCCTGTTGATGGTGGTGTTCGGCCAGAACATCTTTTTGCTCTTCATCGCCCTGGGGGCGGTGCAGTGGCTGACGATGGCGCGGATTGTCCGCGGGCAGGTCATCAGCCTGAAGGGCCAGGAGTTTGTGGAGGCCGCGCAGACCATCGGTGTCTCCCGGGTGGCGATCATCTTCCGCCACCTGATCCCCAACGCCCTGGGGCCGATCATCGTGTACGCCACGCTGACGGTGCCGGCGGTGATGCTGGAAGAGGCCTTCCTCTCGTTTTTGGGGCTGGGCGTGCAGGCGCCGATGACCTCCTGGGGGGCCCTGGCCAGTGAGGGACGTCAGCTGATGGAGACGGCTCCCTGGCTTATCATCTACCCGGGAGCGGCGCTGGCGGTGACGCTTCTGAGCTTGAACTTCGTAGGGGACGGGCTGCGCGATGCGCTCGACCCGCAGCTTCGCAAGGACTGA
- a CDS encoding ABC transporter permease translates to MTRFIIRRLLSSVVVILTIVTLSLWITRQAPSNPCLQEREANACACIKEHALDRPVFPVHSPPPLTPLEGCQYWESSGALVLGPLEVLPVSEWNETQYFIYVATLLQGSLGGSMVTDRTVMETLGAALPYTVQLGIQALLIALLIGVPAGLFAGLRQNTMPDYSVMTVAMIGVSIPNFVLGPLLIMLFSLKLGWFTAVGWESWADSVLPSITLGLFYAAYIARLTRGGMLEVIRKDYIRTARAKGLSEQLVVFRHALKGALLPVVSYLGPAFAALLTGSVVVEEIFNLPGVGTHFVRSALNRDYNLVLGTIILYSSLLVVLNLVVDILYTVLDPRVSYDD, encoded by the coding sequence GTGACCCGCTTTATTATCCGGCGCCTCCTCAGCTCGGTGGTGGTGATCTTGACGATCGTCACCCTTTCGCTGTGGATCACGCGCCAGGCCCCGAGTAACCCCTGTCTGCAAGAGCGCGAGGCCAACGCCTGCGCCTGCATCAAAGAGCACGCGCTGGATCGCCCGGTGTTCCCGGTGCATTCGCCCCCGCCGCTCACCCCCTTAGAAGGCTGTCAGTACTGGGAGTCCAGTGGCGCGCTGGTGCTGGGCCCGCTGGAGGTGCTGCCGGTCTCGGAGTGGAACGAGACCCAGTACTTCATCTACGTGGCCACCCTGCTTCAGGGCAGCCTGGGCGGGTCAATGGTGACCGACCGCACGGTGATGGAGACCCTGGGCGCGGCGCTCCCGTACACGGTTCAGCTGGGGATTCAGGCGCTCTTGATCGCGTTGTTGATCGGGGTGCCGGCCGGGCTCTTTGCCGGGCTGCGCCAGAACACGATGCCCGATTACAGCGTGATGACCGTGGCGATGATCGGGGTGAGCATCCCGAACTTCGTGCTGGGGCCGCTTTTGATCATGCTCTTCTCGCTGAAGCTGGGGTGGTTCACCGCGGTGGGCTGGGAGAGCTGGGCCGATAGCGTGCTGCCCTCGATCACCCTGGGGCTCTTTTACGCAGCCTACATCGCGCGGCTGACGCGCGGCGGGATGCTGGAGGTGATCCGCAAGGATTACATCCGCACCGCCCGGGCCAAGGGGCTGAGCGAGCAGCTGGTGGTCTTTCGCCACGCGCTCAAGGGCGCGCTTCTGCCGGTGGTCAGCTACCTGGGACCGGCCTTTGCGGCGCTGCTGACCGGCTCGGTGGTGGTCGAAGAGATCTTCAACCTGCCCGGGGTCGGGACCCACTTTGTGCGCTCGGCGCTCAACCGGGACTACAACCTGGTGCTGGGCACCATCATCCTCTACTCATCACTGCTGGTGGTTTTGAACCTGGTCGTCGACATCCTCTACACGGTGCTCGACCCGCGGGTCAGCTACGACGACTAA
- a CDS encoding peptide ABC transporter substrate-binding protein, with translation MVMSSGNTMARRVLMGALAGAMTLSIWGCDKEPAPSGKGQAKGGQAAEFVAGSKADMFTFAVAADPQTLDPGRMSGAPEGRVAFNLFEGLMMPGPTTEGLKEASELVVPGVAESYELSEDGRTYTFKLREDAKWSNGEPVTAEDFERSWRRVLTPDFPSDYQSFMWVIDNAEAYSKGEITDWSQVGVKVVDARTLEVTLAQPTPYFPELVAFYTFFPVPMDLIEEKGNAWTRAENIVSNGAYTLESYREQQDMLLKKNEHYWDKDNVALDQARIRIIQDTNAAVNAYRTGELHWSGTSLPVAQITGLLTHPDYLQEPMLGVYYYRINVSDEESPLVDNRVRQALAMAVDRQSLVEDTMNNLYTVANHFVPQGLPGYTEQGPGLSYNVQRAKELLAEAGYPDGEGFPRVQLLYNVDENHKLIAEAVQAMWKRNLGVDIQLVNKEWRTYLQDVSSMSYEIARAGWIGDYNDPMTFLDMWETGNGNNNTGWSDAEYDELLNKARAERDPAQRMAFLAQAEAIVLERGPVIPVYYYTNNILVSRFLEGFEPHNRDIHLIKYLSLPQEPAAPAE, from the coding sequence ATGGTGATGAGTTCGGGCAATACAATGGCGCGTCGCGTGCTGATGGGCGCGCTGGCCGGAGCGATGACGTTGAGCATCTGGGGCTGCGATAAAGAGCCGGCCCCCTCGGGTAAGGGGCAGGCCAAGGGCGGCCAGGCCGCCGAGTTTGTGGCCGGCTCCAAGGCCGACATGTTCACCTTCGCCGTGGCCGCCGACCCGCAGACCCTGGACCCCGGTCGCATGAGCGGGGCGCCGGAGGGGCGCGTGGCCTTCAACCTCTTTGAGGGCCTGATGATGCCCGGTCCGACCACCGAGGGGCTTAAGGAGGCCAGCGAGCTGGTCGTGCCCGGGGTGGCCGAGAGCTACGAACTCAGCGAAGACGGACGCACCTACACCTTTAAGCTGCGTGAGGACGCGAAGTGGTCCAATGGGGAGCCGGTCACCGCCGAGGACTTTGAGCGCTCCTGGCGCCGGGTGCTCACGCCGGACTTTCCCAGCGATTACCAGAGCTTTATGTGGGTGATCGATAACGCCGAGGCCTACTCCAAGGGTGAGATCACCGACTGGAGCCAGGTGGGCGTCAAGGTGGTGGATGCGCGCACCCTGGAGGTGACGCTGGCTCAGCCCACGCCTTACTTCCCGGAGCTGGTGGCGTTTTACACCTTCTTCCCGGTGCCGATGGACCTGATCGAGGAGAAGGGCAACGCCTGGACGCGGGCCGAGAACATCGTGAGCAACGGCGCCTACACCCTGGAGAGCTACCGGGAGCAGCAGGACATGCTGCTCAAGAAAAACGAGCACTACTGGGACAAGGATAACGTGGCGCTGGATCAGGCCCGGATTCGCATCATTCAGGACACCAACGCCGCGGTGAACGCCTACCGCACCGGCGAACTCCACTGGAGCGGGACGAGCCTGCCGGTGGCGCAGATCACCGGGCTCTTGACCCACCCGGACTACCTTCAGGAGCCGATGCTGGGGGTCTATTACTACCGGATCAACGTCAGCGACGAAGAGAGCCCGCTGGTCGACAACCGGGTGCGTCAGGCGCTGGCGATGGCGGTCGACCGCCAGTCGCTGGTCGAAGACACCATGAATAACCTCTACACGGTGGCCAATCACTTCGTGCCCCAGGGGCTTCCCGGCTACACCGAGCAGGGCCCGGGCCTGAGCTACAATGTGCAGCGCGCCAAGGAGCTGCTGGCCGAGGCCGGCTACCCCGACGGGGAGGGATTCCCGCGGGTGCAGCTGCTCTACAACGTCGATGAGAACCACAAGCTGATCGCCGAGGCGGTTCAGGCGATGTGGAAGCGCAACCTGGGCGTGGACATTCAGCTGGTGAACAAGGAGTGGCGCACCTACCTGCAGGACGTCTCCTCGATGAGCTACGAGATTGCCCGCGCCGGCTGGATCGGCGACTACAACGATCCGATGACTTTCTTGGACATGTGGGAGACCGGCAACGGCAACAACAACACCGGCTGGAGTGACGCGGAGTACGACGAGCTCCTCAACAAGGCCCGGGCCGAGCGCGACCCGGCCCAGCGCATGGCGTTTTTGGCCCAGGCCGAGGCGATTGTCCTGGAGCGCGGCCCGGTGATCCCGGTGTACTACTACACCAACAACATCCTGGTTTCGCGCTTCCTGGAAGGGTTTGAGCCGCATAACCGGGACATCCACCTGATCAAATACCTGAGCCTCCCGCAGGAGCCGGCCGCCCCGGCCGAGTGA
- a CDS encoding M16 family metallopeptidase — MTPPLNAITRCSSRAALVLAGALALSLTPALHAPASAQQTQEAGELMESRTLDNGLDVLVIPDPSVPIVTIELTVKNGAYTETPELNGLSHLYEHMFFKGNAVIPNQEAYLERMRELGIVFNGTTSSERVNYFFTLPADNLQPGLEFMYDATVSPNFDEAEFAREKEVVLGEADRAESSPYYWLNRGVESLLWYRYPARKDPLGSREAITAATVAQMTRMKELYYVPNNSVIMVAGDVEPAEAFATVESIFGKWERGPDPFEVEPVPPHPPLEGDAFVVVEREVQMPVFQLNWHGPSVGEDPVATHAADVLSFILSQPTSRFYKELIDSQLTLGASLSYYTQAFTGPISLTAQTLPDTFYAALEAALIEVSRFADPDYFTDEQLEAAKTILAVQEIYGREQTSSFAHTVTFWWAVAGLDYYRSYIADLQAITRDDIANYVRTYLEGQPMVVGALASPAHIEELGLSEERLQEVVERVRARIAEDAPQATEARQGGQP, encoded by the coding sequence ATGACCCCCCCTCTTAATGCGATTACCAGGTGCAGCTCCCGAGCCGCCCTGGTCCTGGCCGGCGCGCTGGCGCTGAGCCTGACCCCCGCCCTGCACGCCCCGGCCTCGGCGCAGCAAACACAGGAAGCCGGCGAGCTCATGGAGAGCCGCACGCTGGACAACGGTCTGGATGTGCTGGTGATCCCCGACCCCTCGGTGCCCATCGTGACCATCGAGCTCACGGTCAAAAATGGCGCCTACACCGAGACGCCCGAGCTCAACGGCTTGAGCCACCTCTACGAGCACATGTTCTTTAAGGGCAACGCCGTCATCCCCAACCAGGAGGCCTACCTGGAGCGGATGCGCGAGCTGGGCATCGTGTTCAACGGCACCACCAGCAGCGAGCGCGTCAACTACTTCTTCACCCTGCCGGCCGACAACCTCCAGCCCGGGCTGGAGTTTATGTACGACGCCACCGTCTCGCCAAACTTCGACGAGGCGGAGTTTGCCCGGGAGAAAGAGGTGGTCCTTGGCGAGGCCGACCGCGCCGAGTCGAGCCCCTATTACTGGCTGAACCGCGGGGTGGAGAGCCTGTTGTGGTACCGCTACCCGGCGCGCAAAGACCCGCTGGGCTCGCGCGAGGCCATCACCGCGGCCACCGTGGCGCAGATGACCCGCATGAAGGAGCTCTACTACGTGCCCAACAACTCGGTGATCATGGTCGCCGGCGATGTGGAGCCCGCGGAGGCCTTTGCCACCGTCGAGAGCATCTTTGGCAAGTGGGAGCGCGGGCCCGACCCCTTTGAGGTCGAGCCGGTGCCGCCCCATCCCCCCCTGGAGGGCGACGCCTTTGTGGTGGTCGAGCGCGAGGTGCAGATGCCGGTGTTCCAGCTCAACTGGCATGGCCCCTCGGTGGGCGAAGACCCGGTGGCCACGCACGCCGCCGACGTGTTGAGCTTTATCCTGAGCCAGCCGACCAGCCGCTTCTACAAAGAGCTCATCGACAGCCAGCTCACCCTGGGAGCCTCGCTGAGCTACTACACCCAGGCCTTCACCGGTCCGATCAGCCTGACGGCCCAGACCCTCCCCGACACCTTCTACGCCGCGCTGGAGGCCGCTCTCATCGAGGTCTCCCGCTTTGCCGATCCGGACTACTTCACCGACGAGCAGCTGGAGGCGGCCAAGACCATCCTGGCCGTTCAGGAGATCTACGGCCGCGAGCAGACCAGCTCCTTTGCTCACACCGTCACCTTCTGGTGGGCGGTGGCCGGGCTCGACTACTACCGCAGCTACATCGCGGATCTGCAGGCCATCACCCGCGACGACATCGCCAACTACGTGCGCACCTACCTTGAGGGCCAGCCCATGGTGGTCGGCGCCCTGGCCAGCCCGGCGCATATCGAAGAGCTGGGCCTGAGCGAGGAACGCCTCCAGGAGGTCGTGGAACGCGTACGCGCCCGCATCGCCGAAGACGCCCCACAAGCCACCGAAGCCCGCCAAGGAGGTCAGCCATGA